One genomic window of Clostridia bacterium includes the following:
- a CDS encoding O-antigen ligase family protein: DISLSTFNAYSRVVYTQDALKIVRDHPVLGVGGGGWNAVYHAYQTFNYYTTQVHNDFAQVWVEVGTVGLLLYLGLWVAFLWAGVRLWRADATSPGVPALVAAAVLGAHSAIDFNLSLGAINLLLWSLWGVVWAEARLAAAGGAGRSDAAAPAGGPATGAAAAGPGAARPEVAAARGGADRPRPRPRRSAARSSGSSWGAAAAFHALCGLALLGTLILMLGYASGDAAAQALNSGDAQRARTLFQRAVAADPFQATYRMDLGQSLFLVGDADGDAGLKAQGMAAMARAVRMVPYDANLHTTYANYLLRAGDIPAGLEELRRALRLNPTEPRRYENLAAGLVSAAAAYVRAGHPEQARPLLDEAVALPQKLRAQHDAEPEAAQSQRTPERTDALDGFAGRAYAMRGDWAQAAPLLENGTRVAPQPTAGEAALWLGLVRQKTGAPDAQGALDRARKLLGGAYDQALKETEPLVGAVK; encoded by the coding sequence CGGACATCTCCCTGTCGACGTTCAACGCCTACTCCCGCGTGGTGTACACGCAGGATGCGCTGAAAATCGTGCGCGACCACCCCGTCCTCGGCGTCGGCGGAGGCGGATGGAACGCCGTCTACCACGCGTACCAGACGTTCAACTATTACACGACCCAGGTGCACAACGACTTCGCGCAGGTGTGGGTGGAGGTCGGCACGGTCGGGCTCCTGCTCTACCTGGGCCTGTGGGTCGCGTTCCTGTGGGCGGGCGTGCGGCTCTGGCGGGCCGACGCCACCTCGCCCGGCGTGCCCGCGCTGGTCGCGGCCGCGGTGCTGGGGGCGCACAGCGCCATCGACTTCAACCTCTCGCTGGGCGCGATCAACCTCTTGTTGTGGAGCCTCTGGGGTGTCGTCTGGGCGGAGGCGCGGCTGGCGGCCGCGGGCGGCGCCGGGCGGAGTGATGCCGCGGCGCCGGCTGGGGGGCCGGCTACCGGTGCGGCGGCCGCCGGTCCGGGCGCGGCGCGGCCGGAGGTGGCGGCGGCGCGGGGCGGGGCCGATCGCCCGCGGCCGCGCCCCCGTCGCTCCGCGGCACGGTCCTCGGGCTCCTCGTGGGGCGCCGCGGCGGCGTTCCACGCGCTCTGCGGCCTGGCCCTCCTCGGCACGCTCATCCTCATGCTGGGCTACGCCAGCGGCGACGCCGCGGCCCAGGCGCTGAATAGCGGCGACGCTCAACGGGCGCGCACGCTGTTCCAGCGCGCCGTGGCGGCCGACCCGTTCCAGGCCACGTATCGCATGGATCTCGGGCAATCGCTGTTCCTGGTGGGCGACGCCGACGGCGACGCCGGCCTGAAGGCCCAGGGCATGGCCGCCATGGCCCGCGCCGTGCGCATGGTCCCGTACGACGCCAACCTGCACACCACGTACGCGAACTACCTCCTCCGCGCCGGCGACATCCCGGCGGGACTCGAAGAACTGCGGCGCGCGCTGCGGCTCAACCCGACCGAGCCGCGCCGCTACGAAAACCTGGCCGCCGGCCTGGTCAGCGCGGCGGCGGCGTACGTGCGGGCGGGCCATCCGGAACAGGCGCGGCCGCTCCTCGACGAAGCTGTCGCACTGCCGCAGAAGCTCAGGGCGCAGCACGACGCCGAGCCGGAGGCGGCGCAGTCGCAGCGCACGCCGGAGCGCACCGACGCCTTGGACGGTTTCGCCGGCCGGGCGTACGCCATGCGGGGCGACTGGGCGCAGGCGGCGCCGCTCCTGGAAAACGGCACGCGCGTGGCCCCGCAGCCGACAGCCGGCGAGGCGGCGCTGTGGCTGGGGCTCGTCAGGCAGAAGACAGGCGCGCCGGACGCCCAGGGCGCGCTGGATCGCGCGCGCAAGCTGCTGGGCGGCGCCTACGATCAGGCGCTGAAGGAGACGGAGCCGCTCGTTGGGGCGGTGAAGTGA
- a CDS encoding 2-C-methyl-D-erythritol 4-phosphate cytidylyltransferase — protein sequence MDAIVLAAGRGVRMGRDVPKQFLRLAGKPLLVHVLEVFEALEDVDRVWVTALAGYEDEYRRLFEQYRLEKPELVPGGETRQWSVARALESVRSPRVIVHEAVRPFVTADFVRGLLAWPDAAVVPTQPIPFTVAEGDAFMTAELNRARLHNVQLPQVFNTAVLREAHRRFREPGDATEDSLLVFRLGERVRFVPGREENIKITTPLDLQLAELIYRER from the coding sequence ATGGACGCGATCGTGCTGGCGGCCGGCCGGGGGGTGCGCATGGGGCGCGACGTGCCCAAGCAGTTCCTGCGCCTGGCCGGCAAGCCGCTCCTCGTGCACGTGCTGGAGGTCTTCGAGGCGCTTGAGGACGTCGACCGCGTGTGGGTCACGGCGCTGGCGGGATATGAGGACGAGTACCGCCGCCTCTTCGAGCAGTACCGCCTCGAAAAGCCGGAGCTGGTTCCGGGCGGCGAGACGCGACAGTGGTCCGTGGCGCGGGCGCTCGAGTCCGTGCGCAGCCCCCGCGTGATCGTGCACGAGGCCGTGCGGCCCTTCGTCACGGCCGACTTCGTCCGCGGCCTTCTCGCGTGGCCGGACGCGGCCGTCGTGCCGACGCAGCCCATTCCCTTCACCGTCGCCGAGGGTGACGCGTTCATGACGGCGGAGCTCAACCGCGCGCGCCTGCACAACGTGCAGCTGCCGCAGGTGTTCAACACGGCCGTCCTGCGTGAGGCGCATCGCCGCTTCCGCGAGCCCGGCGATGCCACGGAGGACTCGCTGCTCGTCTTCCGCCTGGGGGAGCGGGTCCGCTTTGTGCCCGGGCGGGAAGAGAACATCAAGATCACGACGCCGCTCGACCTTCAGCTGGCCGAGCTGATCTACCGTGAGCGCTGA